A DNA window from Altererythrobacter sp. B11 contains the following coding sequences:
- a CDS encoding LPS-assembly protein LptD — translation MHPGPQHTLQAELNRLQPLRPGLAAAVALLALAPLPALAQDGANAPQQADDDAPPEAPPTGDAAESSDSGSSVKDAAADALAGRDIDFAADSIAYDSDNEMVTVSGDVLLKSGDQSVRADEVVWNRTTGQIVAKGNIRLVDEDGNQLLADQVELTDELKTGAMQNLLLAFRAGGRLAAEQGSRLDDGDVELQRAAYSSCAVETAAGCPKRPSWRVTARRVRYDEQTKQVRFEGAYLELFGRRVLPLPGLVLRADGGANSGFLVPDIGLSVSNGVEVVGRYYARLAENRDILGSAYIYTDTAPMGSVQYRELSDKGAWQATGYFTYGSRLPLNAVAPTAEKDFRGYLFTNGRFQLDPNWSVSGSIRVASDRTFLRRYDITRDDRLRSTVSVDRVDDNSYLSIAGWATQVLLVPQPQGQVPIALPVMDYRRIENDPLLGGTLEFQLNTLAITRTAGQDTQRGFARAEWNLRKVTPLGQEVTFTAMARGDVYHSDQNELTDTASYRGMPGWRGRGVAMGAVDVKWPFVGSLLGGTQVLTPRVQIVASPNIRNMDIPNEDSRAFDLEDSNLFALNRFPGYDRVEDGARVTYGADWQLEVPGWRIFANIGQSYRLSDKPALFPDGTGLTDKWSDYVGRVEVRYHDFVKFTHRFRIDKDSFAVRRNEIDATVGTAKTYVELGYLRLNRDIDLDFEDLQDREEVRAAGRISFARYWSVFGSAVVNLTDRAEDPRFTSDGFEPLRTRVGIAYSDDCLEFGATWRRDYIRLADSQSGNSFRVYFTLRNLGGR, via the coding sequence ATGCACCCCGGACCGCAGCACACGTTGCAGGCAGAACTCAATCGCTTGCAGCCCCTCCGTCCGGGGCTTGCGGCTGCCGTGGCCTTGCTGGCGCTGGCGCCGCTTCCCGCGCTGGCGCAGGACGGCGCGAATGCGCCGCAGCAGGCTGACGATGATGCCCCTCCCGAAGCCCCGCCGACAGGCGATGCGGCGGAGAGTTCCGACAGCGGCAGCAGCGTGAAGGACGCGGCGGCCGATGCGCTGGCCGGGCGCGACATCGATTTCGCCGCGGATTCGATCGCCTACGACAGCGATAACGAGATGGTCACCGTCTCCGGCGACGTGCTGCTGAAATCGGGCGATCAGTCCGTGCGAGCGGACGAGGTGGTGTGGAACCGCACCACCGGCCAGATCGTGGCCAAGGGCAATATCCGCCTGGTGGACGAAGACGGCAACCAGCTGCTGGCCGATCAGGTGGAGTTGACCGACGAGCTGAAGACCGGCGCCATGCAGAACCTGCTGCTGGCCTTCCGCGCCGGCGGCCGGCTGGCGGCGGAACAGGGCAGTCGGCTGGACGATGGCGATGTGGAGCTGCAGCGCGCGGCCTATTCCTCCTGCGCGGTGGAAACCGCGGCGGGCTGCCCCAAGCGGCCGAGCTGGCGCGTCACCGCGCGGCGCGTGCGCTATGACGAACAGACCAAGCAAGTGCGCTTCGAAGGCGCCTATCTGGAACTGTTCGGCCGCCGCGTGCTGCCGCTGCCCGGGCTGGTGCTGCGTGCGGACGGCGGGGCCAATTCGGGCTTCCTGGTGCCCGACATCGGGCTTTCGGTCTCCAACGGCGTGGAAGTGGTCGGCCGCTATTACGCGCGGCTTGCCGAAAACCGCGACATCCTGGGCTCGGCCTATATCTACACCGACACCGCGCCGATGGGATCGGTGCAATATCGCGAGCTGAGCGACAAGGGCGCCTGGCAGGCCACCGGCTATTTCACTTATGGCAGCCGCCTGCCGCTGAACGCCGTCGCGCCCACGGCGGAGAAGGATTTCCGCGGCTATCTGTTCACCAACGGCCGCTTCCAGCTCGATCCGAACTGGAGCGTCTCGGGCTCGATCCGCGTGGCAAGCGACCGCACCTTCCTTCGCCGTTACGACATTACCCGCGATGACCGGCTGCGCTCCACCGTCTCGGTCGATCGGGTGGACGACAATTCCTATCTCAGCATCGCCGGCTGGGCCACGCAGGTGCTGCTGGTGCCGCAGCCGCAGGGGCAGGTGCCGATCGCGCTGCCGGTGATGGATTACCGCCGGATAGAGAATGATCCGCTGCTGGGCGGCACGCTGGAATTCCAGCTCAACACGCTGGCGATCACGCGCACCGCGGGGCAGGATACGCAGCGCGGCTTCGCCCGCGCCGAATGGAACCTGCGCAAGGTGACACCGCTGGGGCAGGAAGTGACCTTCACCGCCATGGCACGCGGCGATGTCTATCATTCCGACCAGAACGAGCTGACCGACACCGCATCCTATCGCGGCATGCCCGGCTGGCGCGGCCGCGGCGTTGCCATGGGCGCCGTGGACGTGAAATGGCCCTTCGTCGGCTCCTTGCTCGGCGGCACGCAGGTGCTGACCCCCCGGGTGCAAATCGTCGCCAGCCCGAACATCCGCAACATGGATATCCCGAACGAGGATTCGCGCGCCTTCGACCTCGAGGACAGCAACCTCTTCGCGCTCAACCGCTTCCCCGGCTATGACCGGGTGGAGGACGGCGCCCGGGTGACCTATGGTGCGGACTGGCAGCTGGAAGTGCCCGGCTGGCGGATCTTCGCCAATATCGGCCAGTCCTATCGCTTGAGCGACAAGCCGGCCCTGTTCCCCGACGGCACCGGGCTGACCGACAAATGGTCCGACTATGTCGGCCGGGTGGAGGTCCGCTATCACGATTTCGTGAAGTTCACCCACCGCTTCCGCATCGACAAGGACAGCTTCGCCGTGCGGCGGAACGAGATCGACGCGACCGTCGGCACGGCCAAGACCTATGTCGAACTGGGCTATCTGCGGCTGAACCGCGATATCGACCTCGATTTCGAGGATCTGCAGGATCGTGAGGAAGTGCGCGCCGCAGGCCGCATCTCCTTCGCGCGTTACTGGTCCGTATTCGGATCGGCAGTGGTGAACCTGACCGACCGCGCGGAAGACCCCCGCTTCACTTCCGACGGGTTCGAACCGCTGCGCACGCGCGTGGGCATCGCCTATTCCGACGATTGCCTGGAATTCGGCGCCACATGGCGGCGCGACTATATCCGGCTGGCCGATTCCCAGAGCGGCAACAGCTTCCGCGTGTATTTCACCCTGCGCAATCTCGGCGGGCGGTAA
- a CDS encoding leucyl aminopeptidase has translation MQITFRPAADLSTARLVARIVEQDKLPADLERPLAEGARAARFSGKADQFFEGFVERGGNVVRVAFAGIGSSTGETRSAALERAGAALAARYLTSGETMLALDAAGSGLGPQEVAAVLTGLKLRSWRHDAYRTRLKEEQKKSLARVEVVGAPDGSEAAWATEEALATGVEFTRELVAEPANIIYPASFVERCEKRFAGTGAELVVLGEAEMRELGMGALLGVSQGSEREPRLLAIKWMGGKAGEKPTVFVGKGVTFDTGGISLKPPAGMEDMKWDMGGAGAVAGTMLALAGRKAKANVIGICGLVENMPDGKAQRPGDVVTTMSGQTVEVINTDAEGRLVLCDALTWAQRQFDPAAIVDLATLTGAMIIALGDEHGGLFSNNDQLADALLAAGKGSGDKMWRFPLSPAYDKLLDSPIADMKNVGPRGAGSITAAQYIQRFVENGTPWAHCDIAGMVWADKPGATWDKGATGFGVRLLDRYVRDNLEG, from the coding sequence ATGCAAATCACCTTCCGCCCCGCCGCCGACCTTTCCACCGCGCGCCTCGTCGCCCGCATCGTGGAGCAGGACAAGCTTCCCGCCGATCTCGAGCGGCCCCTGGCCGAAGGCGCGCGCGCGGCGCGGTTCAGCGGCAAGGCCGACCAGTTCTTCGAAGGCTTCGTGGAGCGCGGCGGCAATGTGGTGCGCGTAGCGTTCGCTGGGATCGGCTCCTCCACGGGCGAGACGCGCTCCGCCGCGCTGGAACGCGCCGGCGCCGCGCTGGCCGCCCGCTATCTCACCAGCGGGGAAACCATGCTGGCGCTGGACGCTGCCGGATCGGGCCTCGGCCCGCAGGAAGTGGCCGCGGTGCTGACCGGGCTCAAGCTGCGCTCCTGGCGCCACGATGCCTATCGCACGCGGCTGAAGGAAGAGCAGAAGAAGTCGCTGGCGCGGGTCGAAGTGGTCGGCGCGCCGGACGGCAGCGAAGCGGCCTGGGCCACCGAAGAGGCGCTGGCGACCGGCGTGGAGTTCACCCGCGAGCTGGTGGCCGAGCCGGCGAACATCATCTATCCCGCCAGCTTCGTGGAGCGCTGCGAGAAGCGCTTTGCGGGCACCGGCGCCGAACTGGTCGTGCTGGGCGAAGCCGAAATGCGCGAGCTGGGCATGGGGGCGCTGCTGGGCGTCTCGCAGGGTTCCGAGCGCGAGCCGCGCCTGCTGGCGATCAAGTGGATGGGCGGCAAGGCGGGCGAAAAGCCCACCGTGTTCGTGGGCAAGGGCGTGACCTTCGACACCGGCGGCATTTCGCTGAAGCCGCCGGCGGGCATGGAAGACATGAAGTGGGACATGGGCGGCGCGGGCGCCGTGGCCGGGACCATGCTGGCACTGGCCGGGCGCAAGGCGAAGGCCAATGTCATCGGCATCTGCGGGCTGGTGGAAAACATGCCCGACGGCAAGGCGCAGCGGCCGGGCGATGTGGTCACCACCATGTCCGGCCAGACCGTGGAAGTCATCAACACCGATGCCGAAGGGCGGCTGGTGCTGTGCGATGCGCTCACCTGGGCGCAGCGGCAGTTCGATCCGGCGGCGATCGTCGATCTCGCCACGCTGACTGGCGCGATGATCATTGCGCTGGGCGATGAGCATGGCGGCCTGTTCTCCAATAACGATCAGCTGGCCGATGCGCTGCTGGCCGCGGGCAAGGGCAGCGGGGACAAGATGTGGCGCTTCCCGCTCTCCCCGGCCTATGACAAGTTGCTGGACAGCCCGATCGCCGACATGAAGAACGTCGGCCCGCGCGGCGCCGGATCGATCACCGCAGCGCAATATATCCAGCGCTTTGTGGAAAACGGCACGCCTTGGGCGCATTGCGACATTGCCGGCATGGTGTGGGCGGACAAGCCCGGCGCCACTTGGGACAAGGGCGCCACCGGCTTCGGCGTGCGCCTGCTCGATCGCTATGTGCGGGACAATCTCGAAGGCTGA
- a CDS encoding DNA polymerase III subunit chi — protein MQVDFYQLADQPVENHLPQLARKVLDTGGRMVVVSGDEGQLGRISEALWVREEESFLANGRAGEAHETRQPILLSAQCAAPNGARFAALADGQWREEAGAFDRVFLMFGDDALQGARACWKMLGSRTEVERRFWKLDGGRWRPGP, from the coding sequence ATGCAGGTGGATTTTTACCAGCTCGCCGATCAGCCGGTAGAGAACCACCTGCCGCAGCTGGCGCGCAAGGTGCTGGACACCGGCGGCCGGATGGTCGTCGTCTCCGGGGACGAGGGGCAGCTGGGCCGGATCAGCGAGGCCTTGTGGGTGCGCGAGGAAGAAAGCTTCCTCGCCAACGGCCGCGCGGGCGAGGCGCATGAGACGCGCCAGCCGATCCTGCTCTCCGCCCAATGCGCCGCGCCCAATGGCGCCCGCTTCGCCGCACTGGCCGACGGGCAATGGCGCGAGGAGGCCGGTGCGTTCGACCGCGTGTTCCTGATGTTTGGCGATGATGCGCTGCAGGGCGCGCGCGCATGCTGGAAGATGCTGGGCAGCCGCACGGAAGTAGAACGGCGTTTCTGGAAGCTGGACGGGGGCCGCTGGCGCCCCGGCCCCTGA
- the ndk gene encoding nucleoside-diphosphate kinase: MAVTRTFSIIKPDATRRNLTGAVTKMLEDAGLRVVASKRIQMTKEQAEGFYAVHKERPFFGELVEFMTSGPVVVQVLEGEDAVKRNRDVMGATNPENADEGTIRKTYAESIEANSVHGSDSEENAAIEIDFFFKPEEIVG, encoded by the coding sequence ATGGCGGTCACCCGCACATTCTCGATCATCAAGCCCGATGCCACCCGCCGCAACCTGACCGGCGCCGTCACCAAGATGCTGGAAGATGCCGGCCTGCGCGTCGTCGCGTCCAAGCGCATCCAGATGACCAAGGAACAGGCCGAAGGCTTCTATGCCGTCCACAAGGAACGCCCCTTCTTCGGTGAACTGGTGGAATTCATGACCAGCGGCCCGGTGGTGGTGCAGGTGCTCGAGGGCGAGGATGCGGTGAAGCGCAACCGCGACGTGATGGGCGCCACCAACCCCGAGAACGCCGACGAGGGCACGATCCGCAAGACCTATGCCGAGAGCATCGAGGCGAACAGCGTCCACGGTTCGGACAGCGAAGAAAACGCTGCGATCGAAATCGACTTCTTCTTCAAGCCGGAAGAGATCGTCGGCTGA
- a CDS encoding YdcH family protein has product MPHTPHELADEFPQDADVLHQLKTGSAHFATLSDRYHTVNNAIHRAEIEVEPVSDDRLEELKKERLAYLDELRELIAAHRAEQG; this is encoded by the coding sequence ATGCCCCATACCCCGCACGAACTGGCCGACGAATTCCCGCAGGATGCCGATGTCCTGCACCAGCTGAAGACGGGGAGCGCGCACTTTGCCACGCTGTCGGACCGCTATCACACGGTGAACAACGCCATTCACCGGGCGGAGATCGAGGTGGAGCCGGTGTCGGACGATCGGCTTGAAGAGCTGAAGAAGGAACGGCTCGCTTATCTCGACGAGCTGCGCGAGCTGATCGCGGCGCACAGGGCGGAGCAGGGCTGA
- the purN gene encoding phosphoribosylglycinamide formyltransferase, which translates to MPEKAKVAALLSGTGTTMSSLLYAAKLADCPYELVLVASNVPDAPGLKIADAEGIATFALDHRGLQREDHEAAMDAALRASGADYLALCGYMRILTPGFVEGWAGRMVNTHPSLLPKYKGLDTHARAIAAGDSHGGCSVHVVTAELDGGPLLGQVPVAIVPGETAEMLGRRVLLAEYQLYPRMLAEYVSRPYRADWLLERVRELALALPEAEDRDSHGAPGWRTGGKSGKYFAYFNDQHHGSEHIALLVKTDGPDELAALVERDPSTYFRPAYYGASGWVGIILNRPGVDWNHVAGWLQRSWRQVAPRRLTGLMDAAEEF; encoded by the coding sequence ATGCCTGAGAAGGCGAAGGTCGCCGCCCTGCTTTCGGGCACGGGCACGACCATGTCCTCGCTGCTCTACGCCGCAAAGCTGGCCGATTGCCCCTATGAACTCGTGCTGGTGGCCAGCAATGTGCCCGATGCGCCGGGCCTGAAGATCGCCGACGCCGAAGGGATCGCCACCTTCGCGCTCGATCACCGCGGCCTGCAGCGCGAAGATCACGAAGCGGCCATGGACGCGGCGCTGCGTGCGTCGGGCGCGGATTACCTCGCCCTGTGCGGCTATATGCGCATCCTCACCCCGGGTTTCGTGGAAGGCTGGGCGGGGCGCATGGTCAACACGCATCCCTCCTTGCTGCCCAAGTACAAGGGGCTGGATACCCACGCTCGGGCCATCGCCGCGGGGGACAGCCACGGCGGCTGCTCGGTCCATGTGGTGACGGCGGAGCTCGATGGCGGTCCGCTGCTGGGGCAGGTGCCGGTGGCCATCGTGCCGGGCGAGACGGCGGAGATGCTCGGCCGCCGCGTGCTGCTGGCGGAATACCAGCTCTATCCGCGGATGCTGGCGGAGTATGTGTCGCGCCCCTATCGCGCCGACTGGCTGCTGGAGCGGGTGCGCGAACTGGCACTGGCCCTGCCCGAGGCGGAGGATCGCGACAGCCACGGCGCCCCCGGCTGGCGCACCGGCGGCAAGAGCGGGAAATATTTCGCCTATTTCAACGACCAGCACCACGGCAGCGAGCATATCGCGCTGCTGGTGAAGACCGACGGGCCGGACGAGCTGGCCGCCCTGGTGGAGCGCGACCCCAGCACCTATTTCCGCCCGGCCTATTATGGCGCCAGCGGCTGGGTGGGGATCATCCTCAACCGGCCGGGGGTGGATTGGAACCACGTGGCCGGCTGGCTGCAGCGCAGCTGGCGGCAAGTGGCGCCCAGGCGCCTCACCGGCCTGATGGACGCGGCCGAGGAGTTCTGA
- the purM gene encoding phosphoribosylformylglycinamidine cyclo-ligase: protein MAANNPPQTGYTYADAGVSIDAGNALVRAIGPLVKATRRPGADGEIGGFGGFFDPKAAGYADPLLVAANDGVGTKLKLAIEGDRHDSVGIDLVAMCVNDLIVQGAEPLFFLDYFATGKLENGIAERVIAGIAEGCKIAGCALIGGETAEMPGMYAAGDYDLAGFCVGAVERGEQLTGEKVAPGHVLLGLASSGVHSNGYSLVRRLAADKGWKLDRPALFDSERLLIDALIEPTRIYVRSLLPLIRAGKVDALAHITGGGLLENIPRVLPAGAHAVIDADSWEQPRLMAFLQAQGNIEPGEMARTFNCGVGMVLAVQPELAREVAAELEAAGEQVMRVGEIVEGAKGCTVRGSAGTWSARESWEAVHNA, encoded by the coding sequence ATGGCTGCGAACAATCCCCCGCAAACCGGCTACACCTATGCAGATGCCGGCGTTTCCATCGATGCCGGCAATGCGCTGGTCAGGGCCATCGGCCCGCTGGTGAAGGCCACCCGCCGCCCCGGGGCCGATGGCGAGATCGGCGGCTTCGGCGGCTTCTTCGATCCGAAGGCGGCCGGCTATGCCGATCCGCTGCTGGTGGCCGCGAATGACGGCGTAGGCACCAAGCTGAAGCTCGCGATCGAGGGGGACCGGCATGATTCGGTAGGGATCGACCTCGTCGCCATGTGCGTGAACGATCTCATCGTGCAGGGTGCGGAGCCGCTGTTCTTCCTCGACTATTTCGCCACCGGCAAGCTGGAGAACGGCATTGCGGAGCGAGTAATCGCCGGCATTGCCGAAGGCTGCAAGATCGCCGGCTGCGCGCTGATCGGCGGCGAAACGGCCGAAATGCCGGGCATGTATGCGGCGGGCGACTACGATCTCGCGGGCTTCTGCGTCGGCGCGGTGGAGCGCGGCGAGCAGCTGACCGGGGAGAAGGTGGCGCCCGGCCATGTGCTGCTGGGCCTGGCCAGTTCGGGCGTGCATTCCAACGGCTATTCGCTCGTGCGCCGGCTGGCGGCGGACAAGGGCTGGAAGCTGGACCGCCCCGCCCTGTTCGATTCCGAACGCCTGCTGATCGACGCGCTGATCGAGCCGACGCGTATCTATGTGCGGAGCCTGCTGCCGCTGATCCGCGCCGGCAAGGTGGATGCGCTGGCGCATATCACCGGCGGCGGCCTGCTGGAGAATATCCCGCGCGTGCTGCCTGCGGGCGCCCATGCGGTGATCGACGCGGATAGCTGGGAACAGCCGCGACTGATGGCCTTCCTGCAGGCGCAGGGGAATATCGAGCCGGGCGAGATGGCACGCACCTTCAATTGCGGCGTCGGCATGGTGCTGGCCGTGCAGCCGGAGCTGGCGCGCGAAGTGGCGGCCGAGCTGGAGGCGGCGGGCGAGCAGGTGATGCGCGTGGGCGAGATCGTGGAAGGCGCGAAGGGCTGCACCGTGCGCGGCTCCGCCGGCACATGGAGCGCGCGCGAAAGCTGGGAAGCGGTCCACAATGCCTGA
- a CDS encoding heavy-metal-associated domain-containing protein yields MQSFALPSPDTPRRLQLSLAAGGLLLLAAGGALWAQVAGDRGIAPVATSTDIEVRGIHVDVGGKNPEDARENGWREAQRLAWKKLNGPAIPDSRLQSLVSAIVVETEQIGPRRYIADLAVIFDRSRTGSVLGEGGRRARSAPMLTLPVTFSGGTQTMYETRTPWQRAWAEFQAGGSAIDYVRPSGAGGESLLLTYGQTRRRSRSWWNEILDQFGAADVLVPIAELHREWPGGPVVGRFTARHGPDDELLGSFEMRAESEQQLPQMLQQAVRRFDALFAQALAEGKLRPDPTLTLDEVEISPAVRALIEASRRAEADEAAARAAAAEAALPVQVVPPTPTGEEPAAVASFTVQVATPDAGAMDAALASVRGAAGVRSAAISSVAVGGTSVLRVTYAGDLAALAAALRARGWQVTQGSNALAISR; encoded by the coding sequence ATGCAGAGCTTCGCCCTTCCTTCCCCTGACACGCCGCGCCGCCTGCAGCTTTCGCTTGCCGCGGGCGGATTGCTGCTGCTGGCGGCGGGTGGTGCGCTGTGGGCGCAGGTGGCGGGGGACCGCGGAATCGCCCCGGTCGCCACCAGCACCGATATCGAAGTGCGCGGCATCCATGTGGATGTGGGCGGCAAGAATCCGGAAGACGCGCGGGAGAATGGCTGGCGCGAAGCGCAGCGCCTGGCGTGGAAGAAGCTGAACGGCCCGGCGATTCCCGATTCCCGCCTGCAATCGCTCGTCTCCGCCATCGTGGTGGAAACTGAACAGATCGGCCCGCGCCGCTATATCGCCGATCTGGCGGTGATCTTCGATCGCAGCCGCACGGGCAGCGTCCTGGGCGAAGGCGGGCGGCGCGCGCGTTCCGCCCCCATGCTCACCCTGCCGGTCACCTTCTCGGGCGGCACGCAGACCATGTACGAGACGCGCACGCCCTGGCAGCGCGCCTGGGCGGAGTTCCAGGCCGGCGGCAGCGCGATCGACTATGTTCGCCCCTCCGGCGCGGGCGGCGAATCGCTGCTGCTGACCTATGGGCAGACGCGGCGCCGCAGCCGCTCGTGGTGGAACGAGATACTCGACCAGTTCGGTGCGGCCGATGTGCTGGTGCCGATCGCGGAATTGCATCGCGAATGGCCCGGCGGGCCCGTGGTCGGCCGCTTCACCGCGCGCCATGGCCCGGATGACGAACTGCTGGGCAGCTTCGAAATGCGCGCCGAAAGCGAGCAGCAATTGCCGCAGATGCTGCAGCAGGCGGTGCGGCGCTTCGACGCACTGTTTGCCCAGGCCCTCGCCGAAGGCAAGCTGCGGCCCGATCCTACGCTGACTCTGGACGAGGTGGAGATCAGCCCCGCCGTGCGCGCGCTGATCGAAGCCTCGCGGCGGGCCGAAGCGGACGAGGCGGCGGCGCGCGCGGCCGCGGCCGAAGCCGCGCTGCCCGTGCAAGTGGTGCCGCCTACGCCCACCGGGGAAGAACCGGCGGCGGTGGCCTCCTTCACCGTGCAGGTCGCGACGCCCGATGCGGGCGCGATGGACGCGGCGCTGGCTTCCGTGCGCGGCGCGGCGGGCGTGCGCAGCGCGGCGATCAGCAGCGTCGCCGTCGGCGGAACTTCCGTGCTCCGCGTCACTTATGCCGGCGATCTCGCCGCGCTGGCCGCCGCGCTGCGGGCGCGCGGCTGGCAGGTCACGCAGGGCAGCAACGCGCTCGCCATCAGTCGCTGA
- a CDS encoding HdaA/DnaA family protein — protein sequence MPRQIPLPLLAGSPGPRSIVLGAANAHVADALADPARWPFRTAVLTGPPRSGKSLFARWFAQSGRGEAVDDAPQLDEVELFHRWNRAQESGTPLLLVGGEPPWNIALPDLRSRLGAALQLEIGAPDDAMAADLILSLAEQRGLPLGADAADYLVPRAARSFAELERLVAAIDRLSLERKAPATQSIWRAALEAVHGPEEPRLL from the coding sequence GTGCCGCGGCAGATTCCCTTGCCCCTTCTTGCCGGATCGCCCGGACCGCGCAGCATCGTGCTGGGCGCGGCCAATGCCCATGTGGCCGACGCGCTGGCCGATCCGGCGCGCTGGCCCTTCCGCACTGCGGTGCTCACCGGCCCGCCGCGATCGGGCAAGTCGCTGTTCGCCCGCTGGTTCGCGCAGAGCGGGCGGGGCGAGGCGGTGGACGACGCGCCGCAGCTGGACGAAGTGGAGCTGTTCCACCGCTGGAACCGCGCGCAGGAGAGCGGCACCCCGCTGCTGCTGGTGGGCGGGGAGCCCCCGTGGAACATCGCGCTGCCCGATCTTCGGTCGCGGCTGGGGGCGGCGCTGCAACTGGAAATCGGCGCGCCGGACGATGCCATGGCGGCCGACCTCATCCTCTCGCTGGCGGAGCAGCGCGGGCTGCCGCTGGGGGCCGATGCGGCCGATTATCTGGTGCCGCGCGCGGCGCGCAGCTTCGCGGAGCTGGAAAGATTGGTGGCCGCAATCGACCGCTTGTCCCTTGAACGCAAGGCTCCGGCTACCCAATCCATATGGCGCGCCGCGCTGGAGGCGGTGCACGGCCCCGAAGAGCCTCGCTTGCTTTAG
- the epsC gene encoding serine O-acetyltransferase EpsC — MFDRLIAYLDSVHARDPAPRSRWEILLYPGIWALGFHRVAHWLFTGELYFLARVVNHIARFLTAIDIHPGAKIGRNFFIDHGFTVIGETAEIGDNVTIYQCVTLGGTNPTNGQPGKRHPTLEDNVIIGSGAQIIGPITVGARARVGANAVVTDDVPEGATMIGLKARSTLVPAETWLREFIPYGTPCDEPCEPAADRVETLERELAELRREVAALRGASTAEPLRKSGTAD; from the coding sequence ATGTTCGACCGGCTGATCGCTTATCTGGACTCCGTCCACGCGCGCGACCCGGCGCCCCGGTCGCGTTGGGAAATCCTGCTCTATCCCGGCATCTGGGCCCTGGGCTTCCACCGCGTGGCGCATTGGCTGTTCACGGGGGAGCTGTATTTCCTCGCCCGGGTGGTCAATCACATTGCGCGGTTCCTGACCGCGATCGACATCCATCCCGGCGCGAAGATTGGCCGCAACTTCTTCATCGACCACGGCTTCACCGTGATCGGGGAGACGGCCGAGATCGGCGACAATGTGACGATCTATCAATGCGTCACGCTGGGCGGCACGAATCCGACCAACGGCCAGCCGGGCAAGCGCCATCCCACGCTGGAAGACAATGTCATCATCGGCTCCGGCGCGCAGATCATCGGCCCGATCACCGTTGGCGCGCGGGCGCGGGTGGGGGCCAATGCGGTGGTGACGGATGACGTGCCCGAAGGGGCGACGATGATCGGCCTCAAGGCCCGTTCCACGCTGGTGCCGGCGGAAACCTGGCTGCGCGAATTCATCCCCTATGGCACGCCGTGCGACGAACCCTGCGAGCCTGCGGCCGACCGCGTGGAGACGCTGGAGCGCGAACTGGCCGAACTGCGGCGCGAAGTGGCTGCGCTGCGCGGCGCGTCAACGGCCGAGCCGCTGCGCAAGTCCGGGACCGCTGACTGA
- a CDS encoding DUF2794 domain-containing protein — protein MRPGAGGANILPFPGGRAPRQVAFQRAELMRILDLYGRMVAAGEWRDYAMDFGRDFASFAAFRRTADVPQMRVEKRPALHGRQGMWALFGEQGQVLKRGHELAGVLAPIERRLLKLVDG, from the coding sequence ATGCGGCCAGGTGCCGGCGGGGCGAATATCCTTCCATTCCCGGGTGGGCGCGCGCCACGGCAAGTGGCCTTCCAGCGGGCCGAGTTGATGCGCATCCTCGATCTCTATGGCCGCATGGTGGCGGCGGGCGAATGGCGCGATTATGCGATGGATTTCGGCCGCGATTTCGCCTCCTTCGCGGCGTTCCGCCGCACGGCCGACGTGCCGCAGATGCGGGTGGAGAAGCGGCCCGCGCTGCACGGGCGGCAGGGCATGTGGGCGCTGTTCGGCGAACAGGGGCAGGTGCTGAAGCGCGGCCATGAACTGGCCGGCGTGCTGGCGCCGATCGAGCGCCGCCTGCTCAAGCTGGTGGACGGCTGA
- a CDS encoding HAD-IA family hydrolase, protein MTDFPFAMVGFDLDGTLVDSNLDLTPAVNHALSRAGRPTIPLEAVRKLIGGGALRMLERAIELTGDPVPTIELEQLHEELLQHYEAHIADNTRPFPGCLDALDRLAGHGCRLAVVTNKVERNAVKLVEALGIADRFSCVIGGDTLGPGRAKPAPDMIEEAIRRCGGEGRFAMVGDSSYDTRAARAAGVPVVALSFGYNDVPVDALDCDALIDHYDELVPALAGL, encoded by the coding sequence ATGACTGATTTTCCCTTCGCCATGGTTGGCTTCGATCTCGATGGCACGCTCGTGGATTCCAATCTCGATCTCACCCCGGCGGTGAATCACGCACTGTCACGCGCCGGCCGCCCCACCATTCCGCTGGAGGCCGTGCGCAAGCTGATCGGCGGCGGCGCACTGCGGATGCTGGAACGGGCGATCGAGCTGACCGGCGATCCCGTCCCCACGATCGAGCTGGAGCAGCTGCACGAGGAACTGCTGCAGCATTACGAGGCGCATATCGCCGACAACACCCGCCCCTTCCCCGGCTGTCTGGACGCGCTGGACCGGCTGGCCGGGCATGGTTGCCGGTTGGCGGTGGTGACCAACAAGGTGGAGCGGAACGCGGTGAAGCTGGTGGAGGCGCTGGGCATTGCCGACCGCTTCAGCTGCGTAATCGGTGGCGACACGCTCGGCCCCGGCCGGGCCAAGCCCGCGCCCGACATGATCGAGGAAGCCATCCGCCGGTGCGGGGGCGAAGGTCGCTTCGCCATGGTGGGCGATTCCTCCTACGACACGCGGGCCGCGCGCGCAGCGGGCGTGCCGGTCGTGGCGCTTAGCTTTGGCTATAACGACGTGCCGGTGGACGCGCTCGACTGCGACGCGCTGATCGACCATTATGACGAGCTGGTGCCGGCACTCGCCGGCCTCTGA